One part of the Phacochoerus africanus isolate WHEZ1 chromosome 7, ROS_Pafr_v1, whole genome shotgun sequence genome encodes these proteins:
- the IFFO1 gene encoding non-homologous end joining factor IFFO1 isoform X7, with protein sequence MNPLFGPNLFLLQQEQQGLAGPLGDPLGGDHLAGGGDLPPAPLAPAGPAPYSPPGPGPAPPAAMALRNDLGSNINVLKTLNLRFRCFLAKVHELERRNRLLEKQLQQALEEGKQGRRGLARRDQAVQTGFISPVRPLGLPLGSRPAAVCTPSARVLGSPARSPAGPLAPSAACHPAPSTSASTAYSSSARFMPGTIWSFSHARRLGPGLEPTLVQGPGLSWVHPDGVGVQIDTITPEIRALYNVLAKVKRERDEYKRRWEEEYAVRLQLQERVDELQEEAQEADACQEELAMKVEQLKAELVVFKGLMSNNLSELDTKIQEKAMKVDMDICRRIDITAKLCDVAQQRNCEDMIKMFQKKLVPSMGGRKRERKAAVEEDTSLSESDGPRHPDGDEEESAALSINEEMQRMLNQLREYDFEDDCDSLTWEETEETLLLWEDFSGYALAAAEAPGEQPEDSLEKVIKDTESLFKTREKEYQETIDQIE encoded by the exons ATGAATCCGTTATTCGGCCCcaatctcttcctcctccagcaggagcagcagggccTGGCCGGGCCGCTGGGGGACCCCCTGGGAGGTGACCACTTGGCCGGAGGCGGGGACTTGCCTCCGGCGCCGCTAGCCCCGGCCGGCCCGGCTCCCTATTCGCCCCCCGGGCCGGGCCCGGCGCCCCCCGCCGCCATGGCGCTCCGCAACGACTTGGGCTCCAACATCAACGTGCTCAAGACCCTGAACCTCCGCTTCCGCTGCTTCCTGGCCAAGGTGCACGAGTTGGAGCGCCGCAACCGGCTGCTGGAGAAGCAGCTGCAGCAGGCGCTGGAGGAGGGTAAGCAGGGCCGGCGGGGCCTGGCTCGCCGCGACCAGGCCGTGCAGACCGGTTTCATCAGCCCCGTCCGGCCCCTGGGGCTGCCCCTGGGCTCCCGGCCGGCCGCAGTCTGCACCCCGTCGGCGCGGGTGCTGGGGTCGCCCGCGCGCTCCCCGGCCGGCCCCCTCGCGCCCTCCGCGGCCTGCCACCCAGCGCCCTCCACCTCCGCCTCCACCGCCTACTCCTCGTCGGCCCGCTTCATGCCCGGCACCATCTGGTCCTTCTCTCACGCCCGCCGGCTCGGGCCGGGACTGGAGCCCACGCTGGTGCAAGGGCCTGGCCTGTCGTGGGTGCACCCCGACGGGGTGGGCGTCCAGATCGACACCATCACCCCCGAGATCCGCGCCCTCTACAACGTGCTGGCCAAAGTGAAGCGGGAGCGGGACGAGTACAAGCGGAG GTGGGAAGAGGAGTACGCGGTGCGGCTACAGCTGCAGGAGCGCGTGGACGAGCTCCAGGAG GAAGCCCAGGAGGCCGACGCCTGCCAGGAGGAGCTGGCCATGAAGGTGGAGCAGCTGAAGGCCGAGCTGGTGGTCTTCAAGGGGCTCATGAGCAAC AACCTGTCAGAGCTGGACACAAAGATCCAGGAGAAGGCCATGAAGGTGGACATGGACATCTGCCGCCGCATCGACATCACCGCCAAGCTCTGCGATGTGGCTCAGCAGCGGAACTGCGAGGACATGATCAAGATGTTCCAG AAGAAGCTG GTCCCGTCCATGGGGGGGCGGAAGCGGGAGCGCAAGGCTGCCGTCGAGGAGGACACCTCCCTGTCAGAGAGTGACGGGCCCCGCCACCCCGACGGGGATGAGGAGGAGAGCGCGGCCCTGAGCATCAACGAGGAGATGCAGCGCATGCTGAACCAGCT GAGGGAGTATGATTTTGAGGACGACTGTGACAGCCTGACTTGGGAGGAGACGGAGGAGACCCTGCTGCTGTGGGAGGATTTCTCAGGCTATGCCCTGGCCGCCGCAGAGGCCCCGGGAGAG CAGCCGGAAGACAGTTTGGAGAAGGTGATTAAAGACACCGAGTCCCTGTTCAAAACCCGGGAGAAAGAATATCAGGAAACCATTGACCAGATAGAG